Part of the Lolium rigidum isolate FL_2022 chromosome 6, APGP_CSIRO_Lrig_0.1, whole genome shotgun sequence genome, CCTGGACCAGATGGCTGCCTCCCTAATGGTTTACTTAACACACCAGCATTGCCTGTGCCAACAAGGCCACTAGAGGTTACCGCCCGTGAAAAGCTTGAACCAAGATTGTTGGTCTTCTTCGCGGTTTCTGGTGGTCTATCAAACACAGGGATGCTTTTCTCAGCTGCGGGTAGATGTTTCTGTTCTTTCTTCTGACTGGCAACATAGCGATCAAACTCCAGCATGGCAGTATCGGTACCTATGATCTCCTCCGCCTTTATATGTACAATATCAGACTGCTTCACATCTTCGGGAAACAAGTCCTCCATCGTAACTACACGAAATGTAGAGTCATCATCCATCTCTACCATATTGTCACATGAGCCAGACAATGGTGTGGTGCTCAATATTCTCTCAGCTTCCAACAAATGTACACTAGCAGATTGTTCCATGGGATTACTAACTGCTGCAACTTCTACGATAGCATTAACTTGCCCGGTTGACTGCGTAGTCACGTGAGGAGGTGAAGTCAGGGCACTAAAATTTGGAAGTTCCGGGTGTCGAGCACTACCAATCCGTGTCTCAGACTCACCAGCCATAGTGGATGATTTAGAGGTTGCAGAAGTTTTTGAAGCTCCTGTTCCTCGAGATCTTACATGCATGGATTTCGTCGATTGAGCACCTTTCAACAACTTGGTTGCCGAGCTTGGTGTGGCGATTCGTCCACCAGCAGCAATAGCAGCAGCTTGTATCGAGGAAGGAGCATTTGTAGGATTTGTTTGTGCAACTTGCTTCTTTGAGTTACTTCGTGACTTGCTTGAAGTATTTGACACTCTTAAGGGTGCAACTTGGGCATAAGCTTGTTGCACCTGAGGAGATGGCATCAGAACTTTAAATTGCGCAGGCAGAGGGACCGGAACTGGCAACGAGAATAATGAAGATGGTGCTGCAGATTTTGACTCAGCTGTCGCACTCAGAAATACTGGAGCGTGTTGAGTGCTTGGTTGGGAAGGTCCTGCATGAGAAAACTTAATGAGTTTCAAAAGGCAAGCACAAGGTCTATATAGATTGCCAGAATAGATCTACATCTGAGAACTAAGATATGCAGCAAAGGTATAGGATGCTAAATATAAGGATGGTTCAGCAAATAAGCACTATTATAAATGAAAAACATTTACTGATAATGTAAAATTCCATAAATACCTGATCTTCTTAATGATGATAATTCAGGCTTACGCATAAGCCGCTTATCAAGAGCCATAGAAACTGCCTCCTGAGTAGCCTTTATCATATCGAAATTCACACCGACTGGTTCAGCGTTAGCCATCTTGGTTGCTCCTTGACGCTTGGAAATTAGTGTCCATCTCTATAAAGAACAATACACATTACTAAAATTCTACTGAAAAAATTATATTACACATCCGGATCATGCTATTAATGTTATTATACAGAAATTAAATGCAAATAACAAATAATAAAATTAACCCAAGTAAGATTAAGAAGGAACTTGTATTAACTCATTAGGGAAAGTAACATAAAAACTGCAACAAAAAGCATATCTACTTGGAACTTTGGATAAATACGTCGACACACACATGTATTTGCCCCACATACCCTATCATATTTGCCAACCATTTTACCAGTATATGCCATAAGTCGGGATGACTACAGAAAACATGACGAATGTAAACAAGGATAAACTGCAGCATAATAGAAGCTAATATGCAATTTCCAAAGTGATTGCGGACTTACCTCAGACAATTGAACAGCAGATCTTGTATTATCAAATCTATATTTTTGCAGAATGTCCAGCCAATTTCCTTCACCACACTTACGTACACCAGTTGTTAAGTCCGCATCCTCCTCTTTAGACCATGGTTTTGGCTTTTTCACTTTGTGTGGTCCATTCCCATcaataggatcaggagataaccctGTATGGGATGCCCGTTTTAAGTTGGAAACTGGACCTGCACCATTCGCTAGACGGCCACTCTGACCAAGCTGACCAAGCTGTTTGTCAGATGCAACACGTGATATCTTATGATTTGGACTGTTTAGCATAGGAACTTCTGACTTAACACGATGACTAAAAGCTTGCTCACGTGAACATCCATAGAGTAAGACCTGCAATTTATATCACATGATCAAGTGTCAGTATGCATATCTAAGATAGCAAATAACTCTAGAGGAAAATAGTACATGGCACGATTGCATTACACTTCACATTGTAAGTAATCAATACGCGGTTGATAAACTAGAGGTATGCCTTTTCCATACACTCGACAAAATAATTCTTCTGCATATATGTGCACTAAATAAGCCTCATTCTATGAGATCTACCATGTATTCTTATAGATTCTTATAGACTGTCAGAAGAACTATTCTACATTAACAGATCCTTGTACATTAAGGATGACATTTTGGGTCTACACACTCAAGTACCACTGCTAGTGTAATTTCAATTATAATGTAAATGAGATATATTTAATTATTTATAACTATATTGGTGAaaaagtagtactccctccgattcatattaattgacttcaatatggatgtatctaaaactaaaatgtgtctagatacatccatattagagtcaattaatatgaaccagaGGGAGTATTACTATTAGTTTCATTTACCGAATATAATATTAAAAAGGACCAAGATTAGAAAGTTTGACTACATGTATATCATAGGCTCATAGCTATGCTCTTTTGTAACTAGAGGGGGCGAAGAGATGACCGCTCTTTTGTAACTGGAGGGATCAAACATCATATAAACTTATAAAGATAGACAGACTCATAGTTGCAGTTGCAGGATTGGTAGATCAAACAGATTCTGTAGAAACAGAAGTTCTTGAAACTTGATAGAGAGGGAGTCATTCGAGGAAGTTCTTTTGTGAATCGATCCGTGAGTCATTCGAGGAAGTCTTAtcttataaattaaataaaatgGAACACTACACTCTACAACAGAACAAGAAATTTGGAGCTCTCATAAGAATTCAATCTCCCTTTAGCGAATTTGTGTACTTCTCAAACAACCGAGACTATACTCACTATACTAATATTCTAGTGAAACGACAAGCTTTATCGATCTACCATCTGAAAATAGGCATCAATCAAGCTTTTGAGTGAAGTGAACATTGTGCAATGATCGTCTTCAATACTATGTTAGTTACACGCTCATAACATACATGGCACGATATTACGTACTGGTTTGTGGCACATCTCACACTCTAAATAGGTtttatcacataacaaaatacaaaaaaatgctAGAGTAAAAAAAAATTATCAGTGTCTAAGATAATAAACCTGGGGAGctgaataatgcatataaacaAGGAAAATATGTGAAACAGAAACTAGGATTTTGCATATATCCTGAATGCAAAATGAGCATCTGATAAGCTAATCAAACATATAAGCTTCAATACAGAAACATATACATTGTGAGACAGAAACATATACATGCTTCTCACAAAACCAAAATGTGATACCTTGGCGAACCTTGAGGCCTGCGCTACAGCTTCGCTTCTTGGGGTAGGACATGGTTCAATGTCACATTCCAAGTCGCTCTCATCACCCTGCCATGCATCACCAATAAGGGCAACACAAGTACCAGAAAACCGTCAGACAAAAGATGAGGCGACAGCAGAACAAAACCCAATTTCTGTATAAGAAAACCGTCAGACAAAAGATGAGGCATCTTAACTCTTAAGATCTAAACAGGACGTGAGTTTCTTTGATAAGAGACTCGTCTGAAACTACCTGAAATTGGCAAACAAATCAAGAGAGAACAAACTACAAACCAGAGGTTGGGCGCTACGGTCGACATTCTCGACGAAGTCGTGTCGGTAGGCGAGGTAGCGCCATAGCATCTGGTACTCGCGCGCGGAGGTGATCCCCGTGGCCGTCTTGGCCGCCAGCGCCCTCCAGTCGATTCTCCTCCTCTCCGCCTGCTGCGACACCTCCTGAAGCGCCGTCAGGATCTTAGCGGGCGTGTACCTGCATGCGTGAAGATTGAGCGGCgcgctaaaaccctagctagtgcGATCTTGGGGATGGTGCGCGGAAAGGGTGAGAAAATAAAGGACGGACTTGTGGAGGATGAGGTACGCGTCGTCCTCGGAGAGATCCCGCTTCCGCTTCCCCGCCGAcggagccgccgccgcggccgccatctCCAAGTGTGTCTGACAGGCTAAGAAAATGATCGTTGGTTTTCTCCCTTCTCGGCGTCGGACTACCGAGAGCGATCGCTAGCAATTCCAGCGCTAGATCAGATCGATCCTGGCTTCCTCAACTAATTTATGGCCCAGCTCCATTGGTAGTTTCCAGATTATCAATCCTTTAATAAAAAATGTTGAAAGATAACTTAGACACCCGAATTTGTCATGGGACAAAATTTTGTTTCCGATGCTACTGAAATCTGCTTCTTGATTTTTAGGATACTACTACATACATCAGGTCGAAAAGATGGGTGCTAGTGTATAACTGTGTATGGGCAGCCCGGCCGGAAGCCCTGGCCAAAAAATTTCGCCCTGGCCTGGAAATTGTTGGCCCAATGGCCGGGTAGGGCCTGGGTAGCCCAAATCAGCAAATTAAGGAAGCGGCCCAGCCCGTGGCACGACGGGTGTTTGGGTGGACCAGCCTTGGACCTAGTTTTTCTAATTCAAAACCATGCAGTTGTTTTGTAATAAAACAAATGTATTTTCTAACGGATTTGGAATTAGTTTAGAGCTCACTAGATTCCTTGAACCTTGGATTAGCATCATGATTCGTGCAAttgagttgcaactaagattttttcaGTAACAAGTGGGGTTGTAAATGAAAAACATTTAATTGCAAGGTAGGTTGCAACTAGAAAAGTGCATCCAAACTGTTAGATTTGCTTTATGCTCCGTGCTATAGATGAGTTGTAACATTGGTTGCAACTCAGATTCGATGACATCATTCTATTGAGAATAGACTTAGAACTATCACACCCATCTTCTAATGACACAAAAACTTGTTTTGGATGCAATAAAAGTTTCTATCGTTGCCTCCCCCACGCCCTTTCCCATCAACCGTTGAACCTCGTGCTTCACCACCCTCATTTGATGTCCCTCCTCCATCTCCACCAATTGTTGTGTAGCACATTTAGATGGGTACAACTTAAATATGTGAGAACCGGATTCACGCGGTTATGAGGATCATGTCCCTTAGAGCTGACTTCGATCGGGAGCCACCGAGTGCTAGAAACTAGTTTCATGTGGGTGGACTAACCCATTCACCATCGGCATATATATGGACCCATGGTATTTGATGTAGGGCTTAACCGATGATGAGGGTAGTAGTTAGTAGTGGGGGTAAGGCAGGTGCATCTCAACATGGCGCGCAAGGGGTTGGGGATCTCACCACCCGACGAACAATTGGACCGGTCCTAGTCACGGGCCTTATGCGTATGCATGTGCTGCCAGGTTCAACATGAGATGCCCCACTACTTTTAGAGAGATGTGCATATCCGGATTGTCAAAAGATTTCCCTCTTCTCACTTGGACTAATATCGCCTCAAACAAAATAATGTCGACTATGATTAATCACAACTGTCTTTGTAAAGAAATATTGTAATAAGTTTTAGTATAACttcatttcaaaaaaattgtGTTGGTCTAATATCAAAATATCTAAGCCAATATTCGAAAACCTATGTCTCTTCACATGCCCATTTGTCTTCTATATCAAACATATCTACTACCAACACCAAGCATTAATCCTGATTTTGTTGGGACCCTTCCAATGTGCTACTCACATCCAGAGTAGTATTAAGGATGATAGGAACACTTATAGGTTATAATCATAATCACTAGAATATCTCTTGCAAATTGAATTAATCAGTAGGCGAGGACGGAAAAAAATGAGGTAGCATGGACTGAAAGTAATGGAAGGAATTTATAAGTCTTGGATCTCTTTCATTTCTTGaagatgatgcattatatcacttaaTTACATCAGTAATAAAGATTAAACAATAATGCTTTATTGAAACAATTAATTTGATAAATATAGAAATACTCTGGCAACATATAGAACATAAAATTTAGTATTCAAGCCTAAGTTTATTATTTACCTAAATATTAAACAGAAAGCATAGAACAAAGTTGTGTACCCGCTACTCGGTTCGAAGTTTTCTTGGTGTTTAAGACCACATACAACTCACAAAATTTCATAAGTTCATGATTTTTCTTATATATAAAATCAAATGCAAATTTATGCACAGTCATAACAATTAAATTCATGGTATCAATGTGTTTGCCATAAGAAAAAAAATGTGGCTTAGCTTTGCGTCCCTTGGATCAGCTCCTACATATCCGTTAGTCAAATGTGGCTTAGCTTTGCCTCCCTTTTCCTTCTATTTTTCTCCAATAAGAAAAGATATATGGAAACAATAGTTAATGTACCAAAGTATGCACTAGAGGCATAGATTTAACAACTAGTATAACAGAATCTTCATTAGCAAGAACCTAACAATTTCAATTAGACATGGCCAAAAACGAGTTGATAATAGCGAACAACTTGTAGCATACACCGTTTATAGGTTGGTTACCTAATTACTATCATCATGGCACAGCACACAACAGTTTGAACACATGGAAGAAAATTTTGTCGTCCAAGCTCTCCGTATGCAAAAAAATAACTATCTCTTATTGCTAACTGGGACTCACGTATGCCCGACAGAACCTTCCTTAAAAATTTCACTTACAAGCATAGAGCCATCTGACAGGTCAGTGCTACTCTTTTGTAGCTGTGAGCATACTGCTAGGATGTCACTAACGGATGTGAGATTCATCAGCCTTGGACTTGGATCGTCCGTCAAGGTTTAACTGATTTGTAGTAGGGCCTCTCCTActactaatttttgcattatctcGATGTCTCCTTTTCCTACAGTTTCTTATatatccctctctctctctctctctctctctctctctctctctctctctctctctctctctctccctctccctctccctctccctctctctctctctctctctctctctctctctctctctctctctctctctctactttaTTTCCACCTATTGAACATACCAATCTAGTATTACTAACGTGTGAATACGAAGTTGAACAATGGAGCTTGTATCTATTTAGACGAGGATATAGTAGTATTTATAGGGAGGAAAGCATTATTCACAGAAGTAAAGGTTGGTGGAGCTTACATTCTTTATCATCAGATATGTCTAGTCTTTCTCATTGTATAAGAACTACTACTATCATCCAAGATAGGATATTACACACATCTAGCCGATGCCTTCAGTGATATGCCATAAAACATGCGGCTCTCAAATATAACAAGATGGCCCGTACTCAAACCACATTTGTAGTTTCTTAAACCAGCATCCTCCTTGGCACTAACTGTCTAACTTACATGCTAGAAAGGAGAGACCTAAGTTTGAAATCAGCAACATGACTAAACCGACACTGATGGACACATGGTGCAAATAATTCGCCATCATTCTGTCTCAAAATTATCGTCTGCCAAAGTTATGGTGTACCGTATACCTAGTAAACATGCATCTCCATTCCCAAGTTGCTTGGTCATcccgacgtgggcttagcccagtggttaggGTCGCAGTGGTGtaccccaacgaccggagttcgattcatgtcagggacga contains:
- the LOC124664622 gene encoding uncharacterized protein LOC124664622: MADSKHGKRKYNSGWCVSHRRVGTHLEMAAAAAAPSAGKRKRDLSEDDAYLILHKYTPAKILTALQEVSQQAERRRIDWRALAAKTATGITSAREYQMLWRYLAYRHDFVENVDRSAQPLGDESDLECDIEPCPTPRSEAVAQASRFAKVLLYGCSREQAFSHRVKSEVPMLNSPNHKISRVASDKQLGQLGQSGRLANGAGPVSNLKRASHTGLSPDPIDGNGPHKVKKPKPWSKEEDADLTTGVRKCGEGNWLDILQKYRFDNTRSAVQLSERWTLISKRQGATKMANAEPVGVNFDMIKATQEAVSMALDKRLMRKPELSSLRRSGPSQPSTQHAPVFLSATAESKSAAPSSLFSLPVPVPLPAQFKVLMPSPQVQQAYAQVAPLRVSNTSSKSRSNSKKQVAQTNPTNAPSSIQAAAIAAGGRIATPSSATKLLKGAQSTKSMHVRSRGTGASKTSATSKSSTMAGESETRIGSARHPELPNFSALTSPPHVTTQSTGQVNAIVEVAAVSNPMEQSASVHLLEAERILSTTPLSGSCDNMVEMDDDSTFRVVTMEDLFPEDVKQSDIVHIKAEEIIGTDTAMLEFDRYVASQKKEQKHLPAAEKSIPVFDRPPETAKKTNNLGSSFSRAVTSSGLVGTGNAGVLSKPLGRQPSGPGTMSKQNRCQEILAQMQHSTNSRSNKIVRNAAPGTRTPARNAAPSAGAPARNTALCTRTLAKNAAPGKGNSPAYK